Genomic segment of Gloeocapsa sp. PCC 7428:
TGGGAATTAGTAGTAAAAGACACTGTATCTAACGACTAATTGTCTTAATAATTGTATAGAACGTTTTACTTAAGATTTGGATAAAAATTACTAAGTCTGAAGAACACGCTGAAACGTAAACCCAAAGCTGTGAACTCCAGTCATGTCTTTTTATCGTGTATGCACAAGTCCTTTGGCTCAAGTTTGAGGTTCATTGTTCTCTAAACCCACGCCACTTGCAGACAAACCTAAAGGTGCAGTGGTTCTCGCGGGGTTCTACAACGTAGTTTACCTCCGCAATGAGCCTGCACCTCCTCTCACTTTCTCCCCACTGCTGAAGGAGAAGACAAGGAAGAATTCTTGTTCGCGAGGTTGGGGGGCGAATTCAAGCAAGAGCTTGACATTGATACAACAGAGGTGCGATCGCAGTTGTTTATATATTTAGAGGTAGCGAGCATTTTTTTTAAGACATAGCTGGAACATGAGTTTACTAGTTTAGTAAAGCCATTCTGACAAAGTAATTTAGCCAAAGCTGATCGCATAAGCTAGGTGAATTTAATGGAAGTCAAACCTCTAATCTCGCCGCAAGAACTAGCAAATCTTTTAGATCAAAAGTCTGTTGTTGTTATAGATACTCGCGCACCTGAAGAGTATGATATTTCGCACATTCCGCAAGCAGTCAATCTACGGGAAATATTTACTTATTTAGCAACTTCTACTCCAGAAGGATTAACAAGTTTGCGATCGCAATTTGCCGAACTTTTAGGCGCAGTGGGAATCTCTGGCACAGAACATATCATTATCTACGAAGATGCGCTCAACACTGGCTACGGACAATCGTGTCGAGGATACTTTTTATTAAAATACTTCGGCTGCCCTCAAGTCTCCGTATTACACGGTGGCTATCAAGCATGGCTAGCAGCAGGCTTACCAACTACGACAGAAATACCCACAACTGAAAACAAAGCTTTTGCATCCAACATTGATTCTTCAATCATGGTCACGACAGCAGAAATGCTGCAAGCATTAGATAATCCAGCAATTATCAAGCTTGATGTTAGAGATGCAGATGAATGGAGAGGAGAAAGTTCTTCACCTTATGGTGTAGACTTTTGTCCGCGTAAAGGTAGAATTCCTGGTGCAGTGTGGATTGAATGGTATCGGATGATGGAACCTGATTCAAAAACTCCGATGTTCCGTCCTACCAATGAGATTATGGAAATTTGTCAAGAAGTTGGTATTACTCCAGACTCAACAGTATACGTATACTGCTTTAAAGGATCGCGAGCATCAAACACACTGATCGCATTGAAAGAAGCCGGAATCAAAGACGTACGCAACTACTTTGCTTCTTGGAATGAGTGGTCGCGCGATCCATCATTACCTATTGAAACAGGCGAACCAAGCCAGAGCAAGATGCCTGCACAAGTTTAATCTTGATATAGGAAACAGTAATGCTGTAATTCACTTGGCTACTCTACTCTAGTTTTCTACCGCAGTTTCTGAAGACTTGTATTACGTAGCACAATTTACTGTTTTCTATAGTTTCTTCTGATTGAATTAGATAGAATGTTCTATTTGAATAGCAATGGCTGAAACGACGGTGACAACACAAGTAAAATCTCCACTGCGCCCAGTTAGCAAGGAGGGTTTGGAAAAGCTAGCAACTCATGCTAAAGCCAATCCAGATGTAGTTAAGTCGCTAAAAGTTAAGACAGTTTGTGAAGGACAGTTTCGTAACCTAACTTATGTACGCGATTTACCTGCTCATGTTATCGATGAACCACCAAGTCTCTTAGGACAAGACACAGCGCCAAATCCCTCTGAAGCCGTATTAGCCTGCTTGGGTTCGTGTCTCTCGGTTGGTATCCACGCGAATGCTGTGATGCGTGGTATTACCCTCTCCAAACTCGAATTGGAACTCGAAGGCGATATCAATATTACAGGTGTATGGGGAATTGGTGATTTGTCTGAAAAGCGGTTGGGATTTACAGACGTTCGCGTCAAAGTTGATTTAGAAGGCGATGCAACGCGTGAAGAACTAGAGGAACTCGTTGCGCACTCTAACTATTGGTCGCCTGTTGCTAATACACTACGGCTACCTGTAAACATGGAAGTTTCTCTCGTTTAGACTTTCGGTTCGCTCATCTCAGTGATTCGGCTCAATCTTCAAGAGCAATCTAGCAATAGCAGTGCATAGATTGAGCCTGTGTTTTTGTAGTTACTACGAAAGAGAACTCGCGATGCATTCTGATAGTTATATCGTTGAAGATGTTTCCATTGAGCAGACGCTATTACGCGATCGCACAAATACGGAAGCGATCGTGCAGGAACTACAAAAGCTAATTAGTTTAGAATTGCAGCCTAAAGTAAAAGACATCGATGAAAAAGGCGAATACCCTCGAACCTTTCTCCAAAAACTAGGTGAAATTGGTGGATTTAAGCAAACTGTTCCTATGCAGTTTGGCGGTACTGGATATCAAGGGCTAAAGTTTCCAGTACAGATGATTGAGGCAATTTCTCAAGAATGCTTAAATACAGGATTTATTACATGGTGTCAATTTGCTTGTACTTGGTACTTACAAAATAGCGAGAATGAATACTTACTAAATAACGTTTTACCTAAAGTTGCCAATGCACAGATTTTAGCAGGTACAGGCTTATCGAATCCCATGAAGCATTTTGCTGGAATTGAGAAAATTGCCCTAGTAGCACAACGACAAGCAGGCGGGTATTTACTCAATGGTACTTTGCCATGGGTGTCAAATATTGGCTCAGGACATTACTTTGCGATCGCGGCTCAACTAGCTGATTCAGACGACTACTTAATGGCGATCGTCAATGATGGTTTACTTGGGTTAACTTTACGCTGCAATACTCATTTTATTGCCCTCGAAGGCAGCAATACTTACTCTTGTATTTTCAAAGATGTTTTCATACCTGACGAACTTATATTAGCAGCACCTTGTAGCGAATATGTAGAGCGAATTAAAGCAGGTTTTGTTCTGACTCAAGTGGGCATGGGTTTAGGATTAGTCGCAAGTTGTATCGAGTTGATGAAAGAAGCCAACAAACGTCTAGAACATGTCAATTGCTTTCTCGACGACTGTGTTGAAGCTCTAGAGAATGAACTAGAAACTTTGCGTTTACACACTTACATATTGGCAACAGAAATATCCAACCATCAACGTATTCGAGACAATAAGTTCTTCAAAGAAGTTGTTCAAGCGCGCGCTACAGCTTCAGAACTTGCCCTACGTGCTGCACAATCTGCAATGTTACATCTAGGAGCCAAAGCATATTTGGAAGGTAGTACTGTTTCTCGAAAGCTGCGTGAAGCCTACTTTGTAGCAATTGTAACTCCAGCACTCAAGCATTTAAGAAAACTACTATCTCATATGAAGGATATTTCTATTGATTGAACACTCATGACTAGAATCATCACCTTTAAAGAGAAAAAACTCACTTTTATTCTCCCTGTGTTTTCTGTATGTGAAGTGGTTCGTTAAAAAGTAATTTTCAAAAACCACGTAAAATTGCTGTACGAGAAACATGACAGTTTCCTGTCTTTAAATAATAAGGAAGTCATGAATTCAACCTTGTAAGAAAGAAGACTTTACTCAATTGAATATAAGACATATGGCAACTTTATTGGAAGCAAAAAGTAGAAAAACTTATACTTTAGATAAATTGAGATGTTCTTGTGGCGGATTTCATGCCTCAGAAGATCATTGGAGATTCATTGAAGGAATGCCCCAAGATCCAGCAGATTTGGTTGCCGATTTAATTGCAATGGGGCAATATAAACCTGAAACACTGAAGCTAGCTGAAAAATTTACTCATGCAGAATTGAGAAAAACTTTAGTGCTACAGATGCTTGCCAAAGCTGAGCCAGAACAACAGCGAATATGTAACGACTTAATCAAACAAGCAGGAGGATTAGAAGAAGCGTTTGCGGCAGCATTTGGACCTCATGCAACAGAGTTTTTTAATGATACTTTGCGGGCGAGTAGATTTCGACGAAGAAACTTTTTAATAAAAGTAGCAGCAACAGCCGCAATTGTAACCTTAGCTAGTTGTGCAGGAGGAAACAACACAAATACCACACAATCATCAGGAGAAGCTAGCACCCCTGGAAACCTTGAAAAAACCGATTTAACAATTGGCTTTATTCCGATTGCGTGTGCAACGCCCATTGTCATTTCAGAACCATTAGGCTTTTATCAAAAACACGGCTTAAATGTCACATTACGGAAAATGCCGAATTGGGCAGCAGTGAGAGAATCAGCGATCGCAGGTGAACTGGATGCGTATCATATGCTCTCACCAATGCCAATTGCAGTGACTTTAGGTTTAGGTTCTACCACTTTCCCAATTCAACTTGCAAGTATCGAGAATATTAACGGACAATCGATCGCAGTTGCACTGAAGCATCGCGATCGCATTCAAGGTCCTGCGGACTTTAAGGGAATGACGATTGCAGTTCCTTTTCCTTATTCAATGCACAATCTGTTATTACGTTATTACTTAGCATCTGGAGGGTTGAATCCAGATACCGATGTTGCGATTCAAATTGTGCCACCGCCCGACTCTGTAGCGCAGATGTCCGCAGGGCAGATTGATGCTTTTTTAATGCCCGACAATTTTGGTCAACGTGCGGTATTTGAAGGCATTGGTTTTATTCATATGTTGACAAAAGATTTATGGGATGGTCATCCTTGCTGTGCTTTTGCCGCTAGTCAACAGTGGATCGACGCACATCCTAACACCTTCCGCGCAGTCAATAAAGCAATTATTGATGGAGCCGCACACGCCAATGCCGCTGAAAATCGCACCGAGATTGCGAAGGTACTTTCAGAACGTCGGTACCTCAATCAGCCTGAACCTGTATTGCAAGCCGTCATGACAGGCAACTTTGAAGATGGATTAGGAAATACTCTCAACGTACCCGATCGCATTGGATTCGACCCATATCCTTGGAAAAGCTTTGCCAAATGGATTTCCTCGCAGTTGGTGCGGTGGGATTTGATGCCAGCTGAGAAAGCAGACTATCCCCAGATTGCGGAACAGATTTACATGACCGACTTAGCAAGAGAACTCGCGATCGAATTAGGGCAAAATCCACCTACTGAAGAAACAAGAGTCGAAAACCTCAAGTTTGACACCTTTGACCCAGCAAATCCGGCAGCTTATTTAGAACAACAAAGCCAAAAATTTAACGTTTGAGGAGCTATGGCTAAGACAATATCGCGCCGTAAATCCGCACCCATCTGGCTTAATAATAACGTACAAGCATTTGT
This window contains:
- a CDS encoding OsmC family protein, coding for MAETTVTTQVKSPLRPVSKEGLEKLATHAKANPDVVKSLKVKTVCEGQFRNLTYVRDLPAHVIDEPPSLLGQDTAPNPSEAVLACLGSCLSVGIHANAVMRGITLSKLELELEGDINITGVWGIGDLSEKRLGFTDVRVKVDLEGDATREELEELVAHSNYWSPVANTLRLPVNMEVSLV
- a CDS encoding acyl-CoA dehydrogenase family protein, whose translation is MHSDSYIVEDVSIEQTLLRDRTNTEAIVQELQKLISLELQPKVKDIDEKGEYPRTFLQKLGEIGGFKQTVPMQFGGTGYQGLKFPVQMIEAISQECLNTGFITWCQFACTWYLQNSENEYLLNNVLPKVANAQILAGTGLSNPMKHFAGIEKIALVAQRQAGGYLLNGTLPWVSNIGSGHYFAIAAQLADSDDYLMAIVNDGLLGLTLRCNTHFIALEGSNTYSCIFKDVFIPDELILAAPCSEYVERIKAGFVLTQVGMGLGLVASCIELMKEANKRLEHVNCFLDDCVEALENELETLRLHTYILATEISNHQRIRDNKFFKEVVQARATASELALRAAQSAMLHLGAKAYLEGSTVSRKLREAYFVAIVTPALKHLRKLLSHMKDISID
- a CDS encoding ABC transporter substrate-binding protein, with protein sequence MATLLEAKSRKTYTLDKLRCSCGGFHASEDHWRFIEGMPQDPADLVADLIAMGQYKPETLKLAEKFTHAELRKTLVLQMLAKAEPEQQRICNDLIKQAGGLEEAFAAAFGPHATEFFNDTLRASRFRRRNFLIKVAATAAIVTLASCAGGNNTNTTQSSGEASTPGNLEKTDLTIGFIPIACATPIVISEPLGFYQKHGLNVTLRKMPNWAAVRESAIAGELDAYHMLSPMPIAVTLGLGSTTFPIQLASIENINGQSIAVALKHRDRIQGPADFKGMTIAVPFPYSMHNLLLRYYLASGGLNPDTDVAIQIVPPPDSVAQMSAGQIDAFLMPDNFGQRAVFEGIGFIHMLTKDLWDGHPCCAFAASQQWIDAHPNTFRAVNKAIIDGAAHANAAENRTEIAKVLSERRYLNQPEPVLQAVMTGNFEDGLGNTLNVPDRIGFDPYPWKSFAKWISSQLVRWDLMPAEKADYPQIAEQIYMTDLARELAIELGQNPPTEETRVENLKFDTFDPANPAAYLEQQSQKFNV
- a CDS encoding sulfurtransferase, with product MEVKPLISPQELANLLDQKSVVVIDTRAPEEYDISHIPQAVNLREIFTYLATSTPEGLTSLRSQFAELLGAVGISGTEHIIIYEDALNTGYGQSCRGYFLLKYFGCPQVSVLHGGYQAWLAAGLPTTTEIPTTENKAFASNIDSSIMVTTAEMLQALDNPAIIKLDVRDADEWRGESSSPYGVDFCPRKGRIPGAVWIEWYRMMEPDSKTPMFRPTNEIMEICQEVGITPDSTVYVYCFKGSRASNTLIALKEAGIKDVRNYFASWNEWSRDPSLPIETGEPSQSKMPAQV